A genomic segment from Conger conger chromosome 2, fConCon1.1, whole genome shotgun sequence encodes:
- the LOC133121633 gene encoding AN1-type zinc finger protein 2B-like isoform X3: MCPLCNTPIPIKRGEMPDIKVGEHIDRDCRSDPAQRKRKIFTNKCSKGGCKQKEMIKVTCDQCHLNYCLKHRHPLDHDCAADGHPVSKSGHAALMRSQGASSSNSGLSASRAASRSVPNGLSGNARAQQQSAHRSPAAAAPAPAPSAAQRVIPQSASLQAGLSEEQALQRALEMSLAESARSTQPALSPQEQEDLALAQALAASEEEFRRQQQRQQGRESKQSNCSIS; this comes from the exons ATGTGCCCCCTCTGTAACACCCCTATCCCCATTAAGAGAGGAGAAATGCCAGACATTAAAGTCGGGGAACACATCGACCGAGACTGTCGATCCGACCCTGCGCAGAGGAAGCGGAAG ATCTTCACAAACAAGTGCTCGAAGGGGGGTTGCAAGCAGAAAGAAATGATCAAAGTGACCTGCGACCAGTGCCACTTGAATTACTGCCTGAAACACAGACACCCCTTAGACCACGACTGCGCCGCGGATGGTCACCCCGTCTCCAAGTCTGG gcacGCTGCTCTAATGAGATCCCAGGGGGCCTCCTCCAGCAATTCCGGGCTCTCCGCCTCTCGAGCAGCCTCTAGGTCTGTTCCCAACGGTCTGAGTGGGAACGCCAGGGCCCAGCAGCAGAG TGCCCATCGGAGCCCAGCAGCTGCTGCCCCTGCCCCAGCACCCTCTGCAGCGCAGAGAGTGATCCCACAGTCTGCCTCTTTACAGGCCGGTCTG AGCGAGGAGCAGGCTCTGCAGAGAGCTCTGGAGATGTCCCTGGCAGAGTCGGCCCGCAGCACTCAGCCAGCTCTGAG TCCACAGGAGCAGGAGGATCTGGCTCTGGCTCAGGCCCTCGCTGCCAGTGAGGAAGAGTTCAGACGCCAGCAGCAGAGACAGCAG GGCAGGGAATCCAAACAGTCAAACTGCAGCATATCGTAG
- the LOC133121633 gene encoding AN1-type zinc finger protein 2A-like isoform X1 has protein sequence MEFPDLGEHCSEKSCKRLDFLPMKCDACEEIFCKDHITYDNHKCTSAYKRDVQVPMCPLCNTPIPIKRGEMPDIKVGEHIDRDCRSDPAQRKRKIFTNKCSKGGCKQKEMIKVTCDQCHLNYCLKHRHPLDHDCAADGHPVSKSGHAALMRSQGASSSNSGLSASRAASRSVPNGLSGNARAQQQSAHRSPAAAAPAPAPSAAQRVIPQSASLQAGLSEEQALQRALEMSLAESARSTQPALSPQEQEDLALAQALAASEEEFRRQQQRQQGRESKQSNCSIS, from the exons ATGGAGTTTCCAGACCTTGGAGAGCACTGTTCAGAGAAGTCCTGCAAGCGTTTGG ATTTTCTCCCCATGAAATGTGATGCTTGTGAAGAAATCTTCTGCAAAGACCACATTACTTATGATAACCACAAGTGTACTTCAGCTTATAAAAGG GATGTGCAGGTTCCAATGTGCCCCCTCTGTAACACCCCTATCCCCATTAAGAGAGGAGAAATGCCAGACATTAAAGTCGGGGAACACATCGACCGAGACTGTCGATCCGACCCTGCGCAGAGGAAGCGGAAG ATCTTCACAAACAAGTGCTCGAAGGGGGGTTGCAAGCAGAAAGAAATGATCAAAGTGACCTGCGACCAGTGCCACTTGAATTACTGCCTGAAACACAGACACCCCTTAGACCACGACTGCGCCGCGGATGGTCACCCCGTCTCCAAGTCTGG gcacGCTGCTCTAATGAGATCCCAGGGGGCCTCCTCCAGCAATTCCGGGCTCTCCGCCTCTCGAGCAGCCTCTAGGTCTGTTCCCAACGGTCTGAGTGGGAACGCCAGGGCCCAGCAGCAGAG TGCCCATCGGAGCCCAGCAGCTGCTGCCCCTGCCCCAGCACCCTCTGCAGCGCAGAGAGTGATCCCACAGTCTGCCTCTTTACAGGCCGGTCTG AGCGAGGAGCAGGCTCTGCAGAGAGCTCTGGAGATGTCCCTGGCAGAGTCGGCCCGCAGCACTCAGCCAGCTCTGAG TCCACAGGAGCAGGAGGATCTGGCTCTGGCTCAGGCCCTCGCTGCCAGTGAGGAAGAGTTCAGACGCCAGCAGCAGAGACAGCAG GGCAGGGAATCCAAACAGTCAAACTGCAGCATATCGTAG
- the LOC133121633 gene encoding AN1-type zinc finger protein 2A-like isoform X2 translates to MEFPDLGEHCSEKSCKRLDFLPMKCDACEEIFCKDHITYDNHKCTSAYKRDVQVPMCPLCNTPIPIKRGEMPDIKVGEHIDRDCRSDPAQRKRKIFTNKCSKGGCKQKEMIKVTCDQCHLNYCLKHRHPLDHDCAADGHPVSKSGHAALMRSQGASSSNSGLSASRAASRSVPNGLSGNARAQQQSAHRSPAAAAPAPAPSAAQRVIPQSASLQAGLSEEQALQRALEMSLAESARSTQPALSPQEQEDLALAQALAASEEEFRRQQQRQQVSSALRSQ, encoded by the exons ATGGAGTTTCCAGACCTTGGAGAGCACTGTTCAGAGAAGTCCTGCAAGCGTTTGG ATTTTCTCCCCATGAAATGTGATGCTTGTGAAGAAATCTTCTGCAAAGACCACATTACTTATGATAACCACAAGTGTACTTCAGCTTATAAAAGG GATGTGCAGGTTCCAATGTGCCCCCTCTGTAACACCCCTATCCCCATTAAGAGAGGAGAAATGCCAGACATTAAAGTCGGGGAACACATCGACCGAGACTGTCGATCCGACCCTGCGCAGAGGAAGCGGAAG ATCTTCACAAACAAGTGCTCGAAGGGGGGTTGCAAGCAGAAAGAAATGATCAAAGTGACCTGCGACCAGTGCCACTTGAATTACTGCCTGAAACACAGACACCCCTTAGACCACGACTGCGCCGCGGATGGTCACCCCGTCTCCAAGTCTGG gcacGCTGCTCTAATGAGATCCCAGGGGGCCTCCTCCAGCAATTCCGGGCTCTCCGCCTCTCGAGCAGCCTCTAGGTCTGTTCCCAACGGTCTGAGTGGGAACGCCAGGGCCCAGCAGCAGAG TGCCCATCGGAGCCCAGCAGCTGCTGCCCCTGCCCCAGCACCCTCTGCAGCGCAGAGAGTGATCCCACAGTCTGCCTCTTTACAGGCCGGTCTG AGCGAGGAGCAGGCTCTGCAGAGAGCTCTGGAGATGTCCCTGGCAGAGTCGGCCCGCAGCACTCAGCCAGCTCTGAG TCCACAGGAGCAGGAGGATCTGGCTCTGGCTCAGGCCCTCGCTGCCAGTGAGGAAGAGTTCAGACGCCAGCAGCAGAGACAGCAGGTATCCAGTGCCCTTCGCAGTCAGTAG